A genomic region of Pseudopipra pipra isolate bDixPip1 chromosome W, bDixPip1.hap1, whole genome shotgun sequence contains the following coding sequences:
- the LOC135404918 gene encoding olfactory receptor 14J1-like gives MSNSSSMAQFLLLALADRRELQLLHFWLFLGISLAALLANGLILSAVACDHHLHTPMGFFLLNLSLTDLGCICTTVPKAMHNSLWDTTTISYMGCAAQLFFFFFFISSEYFLLTIMCYDRYVAICKPLHYGTLLGSRACAHMAAAAWATGFLNALLHTANTFSLPLCQGNALDQFFCEVPPILKLSCSHSGYLREIGLIGVGVCLVFGCFVFIVFSYVQIFRAVLRIPSQQGRHKAFSTCLPHLAVLSLFLSTATFSNLKPPSISSPSLDLIVSVLYSVVPPALNPLIYSLRNQELKDALRKMMTGWLTGSTTCIFSSAGHSLCNPLLAKPAF, from the coding sequence atgtccaacagcagctccatggcccagttcctcctcctggcattggcagacaggcgggagctgcagctcctgcacttctggctcttcctgggcatctccctggctgccctcctggccaacggcctcatcctcagcgccgtagcctgcgaccaccacctgcacacccccatgggcttcttcctgctcaacctctccctcacagacctgggctgcatctgcaccactgtccccaaagccatgcacaattccctctgggacaccacaaccatctcctacatgggatgtgctgcacagctctttttctttttcttcttcatctcatcagagtatttcctcctcaccatcatgtgctacgaccgctacgttgccatctgcaaacccctgcactacgggaccctcctgggcagcagagcttgtgcccacatggcagcagctgcctgggccactgggttcctcaatgctctgctgcacacagccaatacattttccctgcccctgtgccagggcaatgctctggaccagttcttctgtgaagtCCCccccatcctcaagctctcctgctcacactcaggctacctcagggaaattgggctcattggggttGGTGTctgtttagtgtttggttgctttgttttcattgttttctcctatgtgcagatcttcagggctgtgctgaggatcccctctcagcagggaaggcacaaagccttttccacgtgcctccctcacctggctgtgctctccctgttcctcagcactgccacattttccaaccttaagcccccctccatctcctccccatccctagATCTTattgtgtcagttctgtactcggtggttcctccagcactgaaccccctcatctacagcctcaggaaccaggagctcaaggatgccctgaggaaaatgatgactggatggCTTACAGGATCAACAACCtgcatcttttcttctgcaggacACTCATTGTGTAACCCTTTACTGGCCAagcctgccttctaa